The following are encoded together in the Streptomyces flavofungini genome:
- a CDS encoding lipoyl synthase, with product MSAVAPDGRKMLRLEVRNAQTPIERKPEWIKTRAKMGPEYTKMQQLVKSEGLHTVCQEAGCPNIYECWEDREATFLIGGDQCTRRCDFCQIDTGKPQALDRDEPRRVGESVVTMDLNYATITGVARDDLEDGGAWLYAETVRQIHAMTAEREGGHTKVELLIPDFNAEPDQLAEVFSSRPEVLAHNVETVPRIFKRIRPGFRFERSLKVITEAREAGLVTKSNLILGMGEERAEVSEALRQLHDAGCELITITQYLRPSVRHHPVERWVKPHEFVELKDEAEQIGFSGVMSGPLVRSSYRAGRLYQMAIERRGAYVASQAV from the coding sequence GTGTCCGCAGTCGCACCCGACGGACGCAAGATGCTGCGCCTGGAGGTCCGAAACGCCCAGACCCCCATCGAGCGCAAGCCCGAGTGGATCAAGACCCGGGCGAAAATGGGCCCCGAGTACACGAAGATGCAGCAGCTCGTGAAGAGCGAGGGCCTGCACACGGTGTGCCAGGAGGCGGGCTGTCCGAACATCTACGAGTGCTGGGAGGACCGCGAGGCCACGTTCCTCATCGGCGGCGACCAGTGCACGCGGCGCTGTGACTTCTGCCAGATCGACACCGGCAAGCCGCAGGCCCTCGACCGCGACGAGCCCCGCCGCGTCGGTGAGTCCGTCGTCACGATGGACCTGAACTACGCCACCATCACCGGCGTCGCCCGCGACGACCTGGAAGACGGCGGCGCCTGGCTGTACGCCGAGACCGTGCGCCAGATCCACGCGATGACCGCCGAGCGCGAGGGCGGCCACACCAAGGTCGAGCTGCTCATCCCCGACTTCAACGCGGAGCCGGACCAGCTGGCCGAGGTCTTCTCCTCCCGCCCCGAGGTGCTCGCGCACAACGTGGAGACGGTGCCGCGCATCTTCAAGCGGATCCGCCCCGGCTTCCGCTTCGAGCGCTCCCTGAAGGTCATCACCGAGGCCCGCGAGGCCGGTCTGGTGACGAAGTCGAACCTGATCCTCGGCATGGGCGAGGAGCGCGCGGAGGTCAGCGAGGCGCTGCGCCAGCTGCACGACGCGGGCTGCGAGCTGATCACGATCACGCAGTACCTGCGCCCGTCGGTGCGCCACCACCCCGTGGAGCGCTGGGTCAAGCCGCACGAGTTCGTGGAGCTCAAGGACGAGGCCGAGCAGATCGGCTTCTCCGGCGTCATGTCCGGCCCGCTGGTCCGCTCCTCGTACCGCGCGGGGCGGCTGTACCAGATGGCGATCGAGCGGCGCGGCGCGTACGTGGCCTCGCAGGCGGTCTGA
- the lipB gene encoding lipoyl(octanoyl) transferase LipB: protein MGEIRFIRLGFGPESVEYQEAWDEQRRVHAARFADEVPDTCLLLEHPPVYTAGRRTEDSERPLDGTPVVDVDRGGKITWHGPGQLVGYPIQKLPRPVDVVAHVRRLEDALIRTCAEFGLETTRVEGRSGVWVLGDPVESRPALGGLSLDFDPRLTDEEFDPRLNGPEYAPSNAGQRREDRKVAAIGIRVAKGVTMHGFALNVNPDNTWFDRIVPCGIRDAGVTSIAHEVGRDITIADVLPVAERHLRDVLENADLKPRVVEKPAAEVPQPVREAAAAPAGSPETALA, encoded by the coding sequence GTGGGCGAGATTCGATTCATCCGGCTGGGTTTCGGTCCGGAGTCCGTCGAGTACCAGGAGGCCTGGGACGAGCAGCGACGGGTGCACGCCGCCCGCTTCGCGGACGAGGTCCCGGACACCTGCCTGCTCCTGGAGCACCCGCCGGTCTACACGGCGGGCCGCAGGACCGAGGACAGCGAGCGCCCGCTGGACGGCACCCCGGTCGTGGACGTGGACCGCGGCGGCAAGATCACCTGGCACGGTCCCGGGCAGCTCGTGGGCTACCCGATCCAGAAGCTGCCGCGTCCGGTGGACGTCGTAGCACACGTACGCCGCCTGGAAGACGCACTTATCCGAACGTGTGCCGAGTTCGGTCTCGAAACCACGCGCGTCGAGGGGCGCAGCGGCGTATGGGTCCTCGGCGATCCGGTGGAGTCGCGCCCGGCCCTCGGCGGCCTCAGCCTGGACTTCGATCCGCGCCTCACGGACGAGGAGTTCGACCCCCGTCTGAACGGCCCGGAGTACGCGCCCTCCAACGCCGGCCAGCGCCGCGAGGACCGCAAGGTCGCCGCGATCGGCATCCGCGTCGCCAAGGGCGTGACGATGCACGGCTTCGCGCTGAACGTGAACCCGGACAACACCTGGTTCGACCGGATCGTGCCGTGCGGCATCCGTGACGCGGGGGTGACGTCCATCGCGCACGAGGTGGGCCGCGACATCACGATCGCCGACGTGCTGCCGGTGGCCGAGCGGCACCTGCGCGACGTCCTGGAGAACGCGGACCTCAAGCCGCGGGTGGTGGAGAAGCCGGCCGCCGAGGTGCCGCAGCCCGTGCGGGAGGCGGCAGCGGCCCCCGCCGGGTCCCCCGAGACCGCGCTCGCCTAG
- a CDS encoding regulator, producing MTERPPQRTPNRQLAALIAEAGFSNAGLARRVDQLGLEHGLDLRYDKTSVTRWLRGQQPRGTTPALIAEVFTRRLGRRLSAQDLGLDACAPVYAGLEFASSPEEAVDIVGGLWRKDSGSHAELRKIAFTPAGLVVPSRDWLIGRADERVARGEPPQTPRVPPQGRPIVPRQRRDTDRGPGHRVTGGDIAALRSVGELFRALDHAYGGGHARQALVRYLEHEAEPMLRGTYGEQAGRRLFAAAADLTRLAGWTSYDIAAHGLAQRYFVQALRLSQAAGDRAYGSYVLVTMSRQAVYLGHGREAVQLARVAQQGVGASAPPVVQALLHAVEARGHGVLGEVRASSASMVRAERALETARPGDEVPYWARFFDEAQLADEFAHCNRDLQQYRAAAQHAERSLQLRAPGYARSRLFCRVVLATARLGLGELEQACQLGAEAAQAAGEMRSVRAVEYVRDFERRLEPYRDAAPVRGYRDRVAALG from the coding sequence ATGACGGAACGACCCCCGCAGCGCACCCCCAACCGCCAGCTAGCCGCGCTCATCGCGGAAGCCGGGTTCTCCAATGCGGGCCTGGCGCGCCGCGTCGATCAGCTAGGGCTCGAGCACGGTCTCGATCTCAGGTACGACAAGACATCGGTGACACGCTGGCTCAGAGGCCAGCAGCCCCGCGGCACGACCCCCGCACTGATCGCGGAGGTCTTCACCCGGCGCCTCGGACGGCGTCTGTCCGCACAGGACCTCGGGCTCGACGCGTGCGCGCCCGTCTACGCGGGCCTGGAGTTCGCCTCCTCGCCCGAGGAAGCCGTCGACATCGTCGGCGGCCTGTGGCGCAAGGACTCCGGCAGCCACGCCGAACTGCGCAAGATCGCCTTCACCCCGGCCGGGCTCGTGGTGCCGAGCCGGGACTGGCTCATCGGCCGCGCCGACGAACGCGTCGCCCGCGGCGAGCCGCCGCAGACCCCTCGCGTGCCCCCGCAGGGCCGCCCGATCGTGCCCCGGCAGCGCCGCGACACCGACCGCGGGCCCGGCCACCGGGTCACCGGCGGCGACATCGCGGCCCTGCGCTCCGTCGGCGAGCTGTTCCGCGCGCTCGACCACGCCTACGGCGGCGGGCACGCCCGCCAGGCCCTGGTGCGCTACCTGGAGCACGAGGCCGAGCCGATGCTCCGCGGCACCTACGGCGAGCAGGCCGGACGGCGCCTGTTCGCCGCCGCCGCCGACCTGACCAGGCTCGCGGGCTGGACGTCGTACGACATCGCCGCGCACGGGCTCGCCCAGCGGTACTTCGTGCAGGCCCTGCGCCTGTCGCAGGCCGCGGGCGACCGCGCGTACGGCAGCTACGTCCTGGTCACCATGAGCCGCCAGGCCGTCTACCTCGGCCACGGGCGCGAGGCCGTGCAGTTGGCGCGCGTCGCCCAGCAGGGCGTCGGCGCGTCGGCGCCGCCCGTCGTGCAGGCCCTGCTGCACGCCGTCGAGGCGCGCGGGCACGGGGTGCTCGGTGAGGTCAGGGCCAGCTCGGCGTCCATGGTGCGCGCCGAGCGCGCCCTGGAGACGGCACGGCCCGGCGACGAGGTCCCGTACTGGGCGCGGTTCTTCGACGAGGCCCAGCTCGCCGACGAGTTCGCGCACTGCAACCGCGACCTCCAGCAGTACCGCGCGGCCGCCCAGCACGCCGAGCGCTCCCTGCAACTGCGCGCCCCCGGGTACGCCCGCAGCAGGCTCTTCTGCCGCGTCGTCCTCGCCACCGCGCGCCTCGGCCTCGGCGAGCTGGAGCAGGCCTGCCAGCTGGGCGCGGAGGCGGCCCAGGCGGCGGGCGAGATGCGGTCGGTGCGGGCGGTGGAGTACGTACGCGACTTCGAGCGCCGCCTGGAGCCGTACCGGGACGCGGCGCCGGTGCGGGGGTATCGCGACAGGGTCGCGGCGCTGGGCTAG
- a CDS encoding family 20 glycosylhydrolase — protein MEQVTGVAPRVVAGGRPDRDDIVLTLAPDRALGAEGHRFDSTGPVRVSAASTHGLYYGTRTLLQLLRTTATDHRAVPRARSLDRPAQAVRMVHVDAGRKYWRIPYLQNLIRRMGDQKLNTLFLHLSESEGFRLYSPRFPGLADPDHSYSYSRADIEDLKAFAARHHVQVMPGLELPGHATVISEAFGIGFGSGPGACAGAHTHPHLTPDWIIDMTGEKAIARSKEIVDEFAGWFDAPLFSIGAEEVPVQLAECPRVQDHLAAAPDVSTLGDLLNRYINTLDDVVTSHGRRTAVYNGSEHLAAPQQRVRAPVVFLTWEGTGAEPAVPGHDEIAISPFYNTPNNHHHKYPDEPWMYDTWAPGNTPDMLGSGVVNWADYNFWADDEYFERHMAGARAILADRTWNGSPTPDTLAGFRARAARVGDPPGTTPAWKRPRVKDRPSHHWTFDDAPYPKGWTHAGSPG, from the coding sequence ATGGAACAGGTCACCGGCGTCGCACCGCGCGTCGTCGCGGGCGGGCGGCCGGACCGGGACGACATCGTCCTGACCCTCGCCCCTGACCGGGCCCTGGGTGCCGAGGGCCACCGCTTCGACAGCACCGGCCCCGTCCGCGTCTCCGCCGCCTCCACACACGGCCTGTACTACGGCACCCGCACCCTCCTCCAACTCCTGCGCACCACCGCCACCGACCACCGCGCCGTCCCGCGCGCCCGCTCGCTCGACCGGCCCGCGCAGGCGGTCCGCATGGTCCACGTGGACGCGGGGCGCAAGTACTGGCGGATCCCGTATCTGCAGAACCTGATCCGCAGGATGGGCGACCAGAAGCTCAACACCCTGTTCCTGCACCTGTCGGAGTCCGAGGGCTTCCGGCTGTACAGCCCGAGGTTCCCCGGCCTCGCCGACCCCGACCACAGCTACAGCTACAGCCGCGCCGACATCGAGGACCTGAAGGCCTTCGCCGCACGGCATCACGTGCAGGTGATGCCGGGTCTGGAGCTGCCCGGCCACGCCACGGTGATCAGTGAGGCGTTCGGCATCGGGTTCGGCTCGGGCCCAGGCGCGTGCGCGGGGGCGCATACGCACCCCCACCTCACGCCGGACTGGATCATCGACATGACCGGCGAGAAGGCGATCGCCAGGAGCAAGGAGATCGTCGACGAGTTCGCGGGCTGGTTCGACGCGCCGCTGTTCTCCATCGGCGCGGAGGAGGTGCCGGTTCAGCTCGCCGAGTGCCCGCGCGTCCAGGACCACCTGGCCGCCGCGCCCGACGTGTCCACCCTCGGTGACCTGCTCAACCGGTACATCAACACCCTGGACGACGTGGTCACTTCGCACGGCCGGCGCACCGCCGTCTACAACGGCTCCGAGCACCTGGCCGCCCCGCAGCAGCGCGTGCGCGCCCCGGTCGTCTTCCTCACCTGGGAGGGCACGGGTGCGGAGCCCGCCGTTCCCGGCCATGACGAGATCGCCATCAGCCCCTTCTACAACACGCCGAACAACCATCACCACAAGTACCCCGACGAGCCCTGGATGTACGACACCTGGGCACCGGGCAACACCCCCGACATGCTCGGCTCCGGCGTCGTGAACTGGGCGGACTACAACTTCTGGGCCGACGACGAGTACTTCGAGCGGCACATGGCGGGTGCCCGCGCGATCCTCGCCGACCGCACGTGGAACGGCTCCCCGACGCCGGACACGCTGGCCGGCTTCCGGGCCCGCGCCGCCCGCGTCGGCGACCCCCCGGGCACCACGCCCGCGTGGAAGCGCCCCCGGGTGAAGGACCGCCCGAGCCATCACTGGACCTTCGACGACGCCCCGTACCCGAAGGGCTGGACGCACGCGGGCAGCCCCGGCTGA
- a CDS encoding NAD(P)/FAD-dependent oxidoreductase, with amino-acid sequence MPEPAHHADVVIVGAGVAGLSAAHQLTSAGVTTVVLEAAPYVGGRMSTEKVDGFRLDRIGQLLTTSYPELRHTPGLDALVLRPFAPGLLVHSAGRHHRMAEPSGGRSARGALTAARALASAPRVPRPARTAPGAPPRPSSRTTPRPSRPSPRTAPLGGALDQARLGAALARIAATPVRRLLARPELPAAQALSARGLPPRTVEGFLRPLLSALLCDPDLTTSSRCADLALHAFARGRLCLPEGGADALPELLAGALPPGTVRTGVRVTSVSANRVTTAEHGELSCAGVLLATDARAAAELLPGLRVPPFHPVTVVHHTVPEPPLAEPALLLDADRAGPVAHTAVVSHVDPTRAPDGRPLVSSTVLGPPPDDLERSVRGHLAQLYGTPTDRWELLAVHRTREAVPAMPPPHDLRRPVRLLAGLYVCGDHRDTSTVQGALHSGRRAAHAALADLGIRTADTEEPLPAAA; translated from the coding sequence GTGCCAGAGCCTGCGCACCATGCGGATGTCGTCATCGTGGGAGCCGGGGTCGCGGGACTGTCGGCCGCCCACCAGCTGACCAGCGCCGGTGTAACGACCGTTGTCCTGGAGGCCGCCCCTTACGTCGGCGGCCGGATGTCGACCGAGAAGGTGGACGGCTTCCGACTCGACAGGATCGGGCAACTGCTGACCACGTCGTATCCGGAACTGCGTCACACACCCGGCCTCGACGCACTCGTCCTGCGCCCCTTCGCCCCCGGTCTGCTGGTGCACAGCGCCGGCAGGCACCACCGCATGGCGGAGCCGAGCGGCGGACGGAGCGCGAGGGGCGCACTCACAGCGGCGCGCGCCCTTGCGAGCGCCCCCCGAGTGCCGCGGCCCGCGCGCACCGCCCCGGGTGCCCCGCCCCGACCCTCGTCCAGGACCACGCCACGGCCATCGAGGCCGTCGCCCCGCACCGCGCCCCTGGGCGGCGCACTCGACCAGGCCCGCCTCGGCGCGGCGCTCGCCCGGATCGCGGCGACCCCCGTGCGACGGCTCCTCGCGCGCCCCGAACTGCCCGCGGCCCAGGCCCTGTCCGCGCGCGGGCTGCCCCCGCGCACCGTCGAAGGGTTCCTGCGCCCGCTGCTGTCGGCACTGCTGTGCGACCCGGACCTGACGACGTCGAGCCGGTGCGCCGACCTCGCCCTGCACGCCTTCGCGCGTGGCCGCCTGTGCCTGCCCGAGGGCGGCGCCGACGCCCTGCCCGAGCTGCTCGCGGGCGCGCTGCCGCCCGGCACCGTGCGCACCGGCGTCCGCGTCACCTCGGTGTCCGCGAACCGCGTCACCACCGCCGAGCACGGCGAGCTGTCCTGCGCCGGCGTCCTGCTCGCCACCGACGCGCGCGCCGCCGCCGAGCTCCTGCCCGGCCTGCGCGTACCGCCGTTCCACCCGGTCACCGTGGTGCACCACACGGTCCCCGAGCCACCGCTCGCCGAGCCCGCGCTCCTCCTGGACGCCGACCGGGCGGGCCCGGTCGCCCACACGGCCGTCGTGAGCCACGTCGACCCCACGCGCGCGCCCGACGGCCGGCCCCTGGTGTCCTCGACCGTCCTCGGCCCGCCCCCGGACGACCTGGAGCGGTCCGTGCGCGGCCATCTCGCGCAGCTGTACGGCACCCCGACCGACCGCTGGGAGCTCCTTGCCGTGCACCGCACGCGCGAGGCGGTGCCCGCGATGCCGCCACCGCACGACCTGCGCCGTCCCGTACGGCTGTTGGCGGGGCTCTATGTGTGCGGCGACCACCGCGACACCAGCACGGTGCAGGGCGCGCTGCACTCCGGGCGCAGGGCGGCGCACGCCGCGCTCGCCGACCTCGGCATCCGTACGGCCGACACCGAGGAGCCGCTGCCCGCTGCCGCCTGA
- a CDS encoding TIGR01777 family oxidoreductase produces MEQHASPPESTDPLTRANRADPAEPPHEPRRVAVSGASGLIGSALTRSLSEDGHEVVRLVRRAPRAKDEVRWDPKEGYVDAAGLAGCDAVVNLAGAGIGDRRWNDAYKRELRDSRVLGTRTLAEAVAALDEPPRVFLNGSAIGYYGDTGQRAVDETAPPGEGFLPSMCVAWEQAAAAAQDAGVRTVFTRTGLVVAREGGAWGRMFPLFKAGLGGRLGNGRQYWSFIALYDEVAAMRHLLARDDLSGPFNLTAPEPVTNREVTATMGRVLRRPTPFPAPAPALRVVLGEMAGDVLGSQRVLPTRLTESGFGFTHPGIEDAIRAALA; encoded by the coding sequence ATGGAGCAGCACGCGTCACCCCCGGAGTCGACGGACCCGCTGACCCGGGCGAACCGGGCGGACCCGGCGGAGCCCCCGCACGAGCCGCGCCGCGTCGCCGTGTCCGGCGCCTCCGGCCTCATCGGCTCCGCGCTCACGCGCTCGCTGTCCGAGGACGGCCACGAGGTGGTCCGGCTCGTGCGCCGGGCTCCGCGGGCGAAGGACGAGGTGCGCTGGGACCCCAAGGAGGGGTACGTCGACGCCGCCGGGCTCGCGGGCTGTGACGCCGTCGTGAACCTGGCGGGCGCCGGGATCGGCGACCGGCGCTGGAACGACGCGTACAAGCGCGAGCTGCGCGACAGCAGGGTGCTCGGCACCCGGACGCTCGCGGAAGCCGTGGCGGCCCTCGACGAGCCGCCCCGGGTGTTCCTGAACGGCAGCGCGATCGGCTACTACGGAGACACCGGTCAGCGCGCGGTGGACGAGACGGCTCCTCCTGGGGAGGGGTTCCTGCCGTCGATGTGCGTGGCGTGGGAGCAGGCGGCCGCCGCGGCCCAGGACGCGGGCGTGCGCACGGTGTTCACGCGCACCGGCCTGGTGGTCGCGCGCGAGGGCGGAGCCTGGGGGCGGATGTTCCCGCTCTTCAAGGCGGGCCTCGGCGGGCGGCTCGGGAACGGCCGGCAGTACTGGAGCTTCATCGCGCTCTACGACGAGGTGGCGGCGATGCGGCATCTGCTCGCGCGGGACGACCTGTCGGGGCCGTTCAACCTGACGGCTCCGGAGCCGGTCACCAACCGCGAGGTGACGGCGACGATGGGCCGGGTGCTGCGCCGTCCGACGCCGTTCCCCGCGCCCGCGCCCGCCCTGCGGGTCGTCCTCGGCGAGATGGCCGGGGACGTCCTCGGCAGCCAGCGCGTCCTGCCCACCCGCCTCACGGAGTCCGGGTTCGGGTTCACCCACCCCGGCATCGAGGACGCCATCAGGGCCGCGCTGGCCTGA
- a CDS encoding GNAT family N-acetyltransferase, which translates to MQQSYIRTARADDDAALARMDRANWSTVHSVQPRPQPPYEPFFSERFGPRDHLVAELDGHVVGYIRLGFPTPLAVNAHVRQILGFVVAEEARGKGVGRALLQAVVAEARRQGARRITLRVLGHNTAARALYESEKFVTEGVLPGEFLLDGRYVDDVLMGRSL; encoded by the coding sequence ATGCAGCAGTCGTACATACGCACCGCGCGGGCCGACGACGACGCCGCCCTGGCCCGCATGGACCGCGCGAACTGGTCCACGGTGCACTCCGTGCAGCCACGTCCGCAGCCTCCCTACGAGCCGTTCTTCTCCGAACGCTTCGGCCCCCGCGACCACTTGGTCGCCGAACTCGACGGGCACGTCGTCGGCTACATCAGGCTCGGGTTCCCCACCCCGCTCGCCGTGAACGCGCACGTGCGCCAGATCCTGGGATTCGTTGTCGCCGAGGAGGCGCGCGGCAAGGGCGTGGGGCGCGCGCTGCTCCAGGCCGTGGTGGCGGAGGCGCGCCGCCAGGGCGCGCGCCGCATCACGCTGCGCGTGCTCGGGCACAACACGGCGGCGCGCGCGCTCTACGAGTCCGAGAAGTTCGTGACCGAGGGCGTGCTGCCCGGCGAGTTCCTCCTGGACGGCCGGTACGTGGACGACGTCCTGATGGGCCGCTCGCTCTGA
- a CDS encoding PP2C family protein-serine/threonine phosphatase, which translates to MIRAAARRRSARDAGWPRGAPTPPWARWPAPVLLVLTCVVQLVTPRTLDLSFLLAAVPPLAALAYGPAATALLGGIVLLLLSLPHFDLGHPGTSDAATVAFVAVLSVLFSWVRSRRDAQLVTVRTVAEAAQFAVLPPLPERVGPVRCAGLYRAAQRGTLVGGDLFDVRRGPCGVRALVGDVQGHGLAAVGTVAALLGAFREAVLDQGDLEGVAARLDRRLVIDSEDAEHGEPGELFATAVLLEFGATAGELRLVSCGHPPPLLLRDGAVTELDVTPGPPLGLGIAGVVPPEPVVVGLEPGDWLVTVTDGVTEARDTSGAFYPLVERLPAFFEAQRHDPAAFTDAIWRDLVRFSGGVRDDVALLVFVVLEEGAGERAAAGA; encoded by the coding sequence ATGATCAGGGCTGCGGCCAGGCGGCGCAGCGCCCGGGACGCGGGCTGGCCCCGTGGCGCGCCGACGCCTCCTTGGGCGCGCTGGCCCGCGCCGGTGCTCCTGGTCCTGACGTGCGTCGTCCAGCTCGTGACCCCCAGGACGCTGGACCTCAGCTTCCTGCTCGCCGCCGTGCCGCCGCTCGCCGCCCTCGCCTACGGGCCCGCGGCCACCGCGCTCCTGGGCGGCATCGTCCTGCTGCTGCTCTCCCTGCCGCACTTCGACCTGGGGCACCCAGGGACGAGCGACGCCGCGACCGTCGCCTTCGTGGCGGTGCTCAGCGTGCTCTTCTCCTGGGTGCGCAGCCGCCGCGACGCCCAGCTCGTCACCGTCCGCACGGTCGCCGAGGCGGCCCAGTTCGCGGTCCTTCCGCCGCTGCCGGAACGCGTGGGCCCGGTGCGCTGCGCGGGCCTGTACCGGGCGGCGCAGCGCGGCACCCTGGTCGGCGGTGACCTCTTCGACGTACGCAGGGGGCCCTGCGGAGTGCGGGCCCTGGTCGGCGACGTGCAGGGGCACGGGCTCGCGGCCGTCGGGACCGTCGCGGCGCTGCTCGGGGCCTTCCGGGAGGCGGTGCTCGACCAGGGCGACCTGGAGGGTGTCGCCGCCCGCCTCGACCGGCGCCTCGTCATCGACTCCGAGGACGCCGAACACGGTGAGCCCGGCGAGCTCTTCGCCACCGCCGTCCTCCTGGAGTTCGGCGCCACGGCCGGAGAACTGCGCCTGGTCTCCTGCGGTCACCCGCCGCCCCTGCTGCTGCGCGACGGCGCGGTCACCGAACTCGACGTCACGCCGGGACCGCCCCTCGGCCTCGGGATCGCTGGGGTCGTGCCGCCCGAGCCGGTCGTCGTCGGCCTCGAACCCGGCGACTGGCTGGTGACCGTCACGGACGGCGTGACCGAGGCGCGGGACACGTCCGGGGCCTTCTATCCGCTGGTGGAGCGGCTGCCCGCGTTCTTCGAGGCGCAGCGGCACGACCCGGCCGCCTTCACGGACGCGATCTGGAGGGATCTGGTCCGTTTCTCCGGTGGGGTACGGGACGACGTGGCGCTGTTGGTGTTCGTGGTGCTGGAGGAGGGGGCGGGGGAGAGGGCTGCGGCAGGGGCGTAG
- a CDS encoding TetR/AcrR family transcriptional regulator, which yields MSTQPPQPTRAPQPTRPSLTERRKAATQLDIARAAAELFAERGPDGTTAEEIAHRAGVALRTFYRYFRNKQDAVAPLLAGGAAQWRARLADLDAAVPTALERSIAEALTPTDARTDEALEWTRGLLRAAQDDPALRAVWYRVNQESEEQLVPVLARLVGEGADGLEVRLAAAAATDAIRIAMETWAATDDPPRGPGSPAELAVRCLRELTGGLRLLEK from the coding sequence GTGAGCACCCAACCGCCGCAGCCCACGCGAGCGCCGCAGCCGACCCGCCCCTCGCTGACCGAGCGCCGCAAGGCGGCCACGCAGCTCGACATCGCCCGCGCCGCCGCCGAACTCTTCGCCGAGCGCGGCCCGGACGGCACCACCGCCGAGGAGATCGCGCACCGTGCGGGCGTGGCGCTGCGCACCTTCTACCGCTACTTCCGCAACAAGCAGGACGCGGTCGCGCCGCTCCTCGCCGGGGGCGCCGCCCAGTGGCGGGCCCGCCTCGCGGACCTGGACGCCGCCGTGCCGACCGCGCTCGAACGCTCCATCGCCGAGGCCCTCACCCCCACGGACGCCCGGACCGACGAGGCCCTGGAGTGGACCCGCGGCCTGCTCCGCGCCGCTCAGGACGACCCGGCCCTGCGCGCGGTCTGGTACCGGGTGAACCAGGAGTCCGAGGAGCAGCTGGTCCCCGTGCTGGCCCGGCTCGTGGGCGAGGGTGCCGACGGGCTCGAGGTGCGGCTCGCCGCCGCGGCGGCCACCGACGCCATCCGGATCGCCATGGAGACCTGGGCCGCCACGGACGACCCGCCGCGCGGCCCCGGCTCCCCCGCGGAACTGGCGGTCCGCTGCCTGCGCGAACTGACGGGCGGCCTCCGGCTCCTGGAGAAGTGA
- a CDS encoding SDR family NAD(P)-dependent oxidoreductase: MNLTRYADRRALVTGGGSGIGQATVLRLLAEGGRVVAADVSEAGLKDTEQKAGADAVRLTTLVVDVADESSVRAGVAAAVSALGGLDVLVNAAGVLRSSHTHETSLESFEQVLRINLTGTFLMIREAVPALLEGEDAAVVNFSSTSAAFAHPYMAAYAASKGGIQSMTHALASEYAKRGIRFTAVQPGSISSGMTDGSGASGQSRGPGLPEDADLSLFVKLTPALGQGFAAPETVASVVAMLASEDGGFITGTEIRVDGGTHF, from the coding sequence ATGAACCTGACGCGTTACGCGGACCGCCGCGCCCTCGTCACCGGCGGCGGCTCGGGCATCGGCCAGGCCACCGTGCTTCGCCTGCTCGCGGAGGGCGGCAGAGTGGTGGCCGCCGACGTCAGCGAGGCGGGCCTGAAGGACACCGAGCAGAAGGCGGGCGCCGACGCGGTCCGGCTGACGACGCTCGTGGTCGACGTGGCGGACGAGTCATCGGTGCGCGCGGGCGTGGCCGCCGCCGTCTCCGCGCTCGGCGGCCTGGACGTGCTGGTGAACGCGGCGGGCGTGCTGCGGTCCTCGCACACGCACGAGACCAGCCTCGAATCCTTCGAGCAGGTGCTCAGGATCAATCTGACCGGCACGTTCCTGATGATCCGCGAGGCCGTCCCGGCACTCCTCGAAGGCGAGGACGCGGCCGTGGTCAACTTCAGCTCCACGTCGGCGGCGTTCGCCCATCCGTACATGGCGGCGTACGCGGCCAGCAAGGGCGGCATCCAGTCCATGACCCACGCCCTGGCGAGCGAGTACGCGAAGCGGGGCATCCGCTTCACCGCCGTCCAGCCCGGCTCCATCTCCAGCGGCATGACCGACGGCAGCGGCGCCAGCGGGCAGAGCCGCGGCCCCGGCCTGCCCGAGGACGCGGACCTGAGCCTGTTCGTGAAGCTGACCCCGGCGCTCGGTCAGGGCTTCGCGGCCCCCGAGACGGTCGCGTCCGTCGTCGCGATGCTCGCGTCCGAGGACGGCGGGTTCATCACGGGCACGGAGATACGGGTGGACGGGGGCACGCACTTCTGA
- a CDS encoding DUF4240 domain-containing protein, which produces MDETEFWEIVDSTREAAEGDPEDQAELVIDKLLEYDPDAVLDFARHFEARYNRAYRWDLWGAAWIVLDGASDDAFDYFRCWLIGQGREVFEGAVHDPDSLAELLDDFDDEIDGDGEELGYAADEAYERMTGVVAPDLGIAPAPPEPEGSPIDFEDDRALAERYPKLWERFAAR; this is translated from the coding sequence ATGGACGAGACGGAGTTCTGGGAGATCGTGGACAGCACCCGCGAGGCCGCCGAGGGCGACCCCGAGGACCAGGCCGAGCTGGTCATCGACAAGCTCCTCGAGTACGACCCGGACGCCGTCCTGGACTTCGCGCGGCACTTCGAGGCCCGCTACAACCGCGCCTATCGCTGGGATCTGTGGGGCGCCGCCTGGATCGTTCTCGACGGGGCGAGCGACGATGCCTTCGACTACTTCCGGTGCTGGCTGATCGGGCAGGGCCGGGAGGTCTTCGAGGGCGCCGTGCACGACCCGGACTCGCTGGCGGAACTCCTCGACGACTTCGACGACGAGATCGACGGCGACGGCGAGGAGCTGGGCTACGCCGCCGACGAGGCCTACGAGCGGATGACCGGCGTGGTCGCCCCCGACCTCGGCATCGCGCCCGCCCCTCCGGAGCCGGAGGGCTCCCCGATCGACTTCGAGGACGACCGCGCGCTCGCCGAGCGCTACCCGAAGCTGTGGGAGCGGTTCGCGGCACGCTGA